Proteins from a single region of Scatophagus argus isolate fScaArg1 chromosome 23, fScaArg1.pri, whole genome shotgun sequence:
- the LOC124054232 gene encoding astrocytic phosphoprotein PEA-15 isoform X1: protein MKIMAEYGSLLSDLSENITNEDLEQLKSACKEDIPEDQSNNITSSKEWFSYLEKNDKLAQDNLSYIEHIFEISRRPDLLTRVIEYRTTVLKISEDDEIDTKLTRIPSAKKYKDIIRQPSEDEIIKLAPPPKKV, encoded by the exons ATGAAG ATCATGGCGGAGTACGGCTCTCTGCTCAGCGACCTGTCCGAAAACATCACCAACGAAGACTTGGAGCAGCTCAAGTCGGCCTGCAAGGAGGACATCCCCGAGGACCAGAGCAACAACATCACCTCCTCCAAGGAGTGGTTCAGCTACTTGGAGAAGAACGACAAGCTGGCCCAAG ATAATCTGTCGTACATCGAGCACATCTTCGAGATTTCGCGGCGACCAGACCTGCTGACGAGGGTGATCGAGTACCGCACCACCGTGCTCAAGATCTCTGAGGATGATGAGATCGACACCAAGCTAACACGCATCCCCTCAGCCAAGAAGTACAAAG ACATCATCCGCCAGCCGTCTGAAGATGAGATCATCAAGTTGGCCCCGCCCCCTAAAAAAGTCTGA
- the LOC124054232 gene encoding astrocytic phosphoprotein PEA-15 isoform X2 translates to MAEYGSLLSDLSENITNEDLEQLKSACKEDIPEDQSNNITSSKEWFSYLEKNDKLAQDNLSYIEHIFEISRRPDLLTRVIEYRTTVLKISEDDEIDTKLTRIPSAKKYKDIIRQPSEDEIIKLAPPPKKV, encoded by the exons ATGGCGGAGTACGGCTCTCTGCTCAGCGACCTGTCCGAAAACATCACCAACGAAGACTTGGAGCAGCTCAAGTCGGCCTGCAAGGAGGACATCCCCGAGGACCAGAGCAACAACATCACCTCCTCCAAGGAGTGGTTCAGCTACTTGGAGAAGAACGACAAGCTGGCCCAAG ATAATCTGTCGTACATCGAGCACATCTTCGAGATTTCGCGGCGACCAGACCTGCTGACGAGGGTGATCGAGTACCGCACCACCGTGCTCAAGATCTCTGAGGATGATGAGATCGACACCAAGCTAACACGCATCCCCTCAGCCAAGAAGTACAAAG ACATCATCCGCCAGCCGTCTGAAGATGAGATCATCAAGTTGGCCCCGCCCCCTAAAAAAGTCTGA
- the sb:cb1081 gene encoding sterile alpha motif domain-containing protein 9-like produces MANGPGLSTRGGGIIYDHQIRDRFSLLDVLYANQFEGETINSDVRRQTEEAFYRGAPPKWLNFYISEQNELGGTPLIKRDGCETLKEVVQQSKDPVSTVKLFHEPGCGGTTLAMQVLWDLRKTFRCAVLTDNLGVSEITPLTSDVTKVAEEVVQLFTAGDRDNQNTVLLLLNDEQILEKLQDIIMEKIAERQIKIHMRRYHVAILLCCVRKETVLQSNHIILKKNLSDTERQQFTEKKTELSSRYSEEHEKFHGFNIMQANFSEDYVDGTCEIIRNVRSAHKTRKTQLASFLSLLNAYVPDSYLLESQCLDFLKDEHNTHGDPTLEDQMSPYSHLIITYQQDGKSDKRVCMAHPMIAQRCTELMAKAGVTRSDTAKDFLNWICQGEVPPFLRGFVKDMLTKREKTMITNQAKKIEEKQEKFSKLIQDIKNKKKSALVLKVASQNLIENPFYPQALARLYYIELMRYKKAEKWAKTAKERDPQNSFIADTLGQVHKNHLKNKKSCPAKPSEILQLAEKAIDAFKIEEDFAEKEEDTDMREDGNKKVSHVFNNRGLFGYLQVCNCVYDLLARHNVTWRRVLTNNVSLSSVLKSFGDNKIYRFNDLIKGIRGEVKRRCGFFDEYLTYSKPSKKRDDPSYIYDDVRTCYSNYVIDSPLEQETNTDFVQKLKESLSDNSAGVLSCFDREYSESELEEITTWWKTCQPTDSTTALVNYIFAHILLINTGAKVPSNCKSLTAFKQKDLSSNDAPELHMLALLLNWPTDSKGNAAFKTESIEHMRRSYENTYKKYLRSRHLHPLFFIGKGEDLNRIVHRKVLEGLFLRSNEDTEQDWPNNWNNEKIFEAPEVQDRLLKVEGRIRNYRVYAIIGGKKIKVVANQQHSLWESPAVTFYLGFTIRGPVAFGIKTVKSSELDSSEPGKIQPELSLPTATDGASGQHFVDRHQTALINRVSDTEVILRKLMDAGFISREQCDVVRALETSPDQMSSILHCLTSVRGKDALYESLKRMKSMRPLIRELEESE; encoded by the exons ATGGCAAATGGACCAGGCCTCTCCACTCGTGGAGGTGGAATAATTTATGATCATCAAATCAGAGATCGGTTCTCACTGTTGGATGTTCTCTATGCAAATCAGTTTGAAGGAGAGACTATTAATTCAGATGTACGTAGGCAGACAGAGGAAGCCTTTTACAGAGGGGCCCCACCTAAGTGGTTAAACTTTTACATAAGTGAACAGAACGAGTTAGGTGGAACTCCCTTGATTAAACGGGATGGATGTGAAACGCTTAAAGAAGTAGTTCAGCAAAGTAAAGATCCAGTATCAACTGTTAAACTGTTCCACGAGCCAGGATGTGGGGGAACCACACTGGCCATGCAGGTGTTGTGGGATTTAAGGAAAACATTCAGGTGTGCTGTTTTAACAGATAACCTGGGGGTGTCAGAGATAACACCTTTGACATCAGACGTAACAAAGGTTGCAGAGGAGGTGGTCCAGCTCTTCACAGCTGGCGACCGAGACAACCAgaacactgtgctgctgctacTGAATGATGAGCAGATTTTGGAAAAGCTGCAAGACATCATTATGGAAAAAATTGCTGAACGGCAGATAAAGATCCATATGCGGCGATATCATGTGGCGATTTTACTCTGCTGCGTTAGAAAGGAAACAGTTCTACAGAGCAACCATATCatcctaaaaaaaaacctttctgaCACAGAGAGGCAACAGTTTactgagaaaaagacagaactTAGCAGCAGGTACAGTGAAGAACATGAAAAATTCCATGGCTTTAACATCATGCAAGCAAATTTCTCTGAAGATTATGTCGATGGAACATGTGAGATAATCAGGAATGTCCGGTCAGCACATAAAACAAGAAAGACTCAGCTTGCTTCATTTCTGTCCCTCCTGAATGCCTACGTACCAGACTCATACCTCCTGGAGTCTCAGTGCCTGGACTTTCTTAAAGATGAACACAACACCCATGGAGACCCGACACTGGAGGACCAAATGAGCCCCTACAGTCATCTTATCATCACCTACCAGCAAGATGGAAAGTCTGATAAAAGGGTCTGCATGGCTCACCCTATGATCGCACAGCGTTGTACTGAATTGATGGCTAAAGCAGGTGTGACCAGAAGCGACACAGCAAAAGACTTTTTGAACTGGATTTGTCAAGGTGAGGTTCCTCCCTTTTTGCGTGGTTTTGTCAAAGACATGCTAACCAAAAGGGAAAAGACAATGATAACAAATCAAGCTAAAAAGATtgaagagaaacaagaaaagttTTCAAAACTCATTCAAGatattaagaataaaaaaaagagtgcaTTAGTTTTAAAGGTGGCATCACAAAACTTAATTGAAAATCCGTTTTATCCACAAGCACTCGCTCGTCTTTATTACATAGAACTAATGCGCTacaaaaaggcagaaaagtGGGCAAAGACAGCAAAGGAAAGAGATCCCCAAAATTCATTTATTGCTGATACACTGGGCCAAGTCCACAAGAACCATCTGAAGAACAAGAAGTCGTGTCCTGCAAAGCCTAGTGAAATTTTGCAACTGGCCGAAAAGGCAATAGATGCTTTCAAAATTGAAGAAGACTTTGCTGAAAAGGAAGAAGACACAGATATGAGAGAAGACGGCAACAAGAAAGTCTCCCATGTTTTTAACAACAGAGGGTTGTTTGGTTACCTGCAGGTTTGCAACTGTGTGTATGACCTGCTTGCCAGACATAATGTAACCTGGAGAAGAGTTCTCACAAACAATGTGTCCTTGAGCTCTGTCCTGAAATCGTTTGGAGACAACAAAATATACAGATTTAATGATCTGATAAAAGGGATCAGAGGTGAGGTTAAGAGAAGATGTGGATTTTTTGATGAATATCTGACTTACTCAAAACCCAGCAAGAAGAGAGATGATCCCTCATACATTTATGATGATGTAAGAACATGCTACAGTAACTATGTCATAGACTCACCACTAGAACAAGAGACAAACACTGATTTTGTCCAGAAGCTTAAAGAAAGCCTGTCTGACAACTCTGCTGGAGTTCTCTCATGTTTTGACAGAGAATACAGTGAATCAGAGCTTGAAGAAATAACTACATGGTGGAAAACCTGTCAACCCACAGATTCGACAACAGCCCTGGTGAACTACATCTTTGCCCATATTCTGTTGATAAATACTGGAGCAAAAGTTCCCTCTAATTGCAAATCTTTGACAGCATTTAAACAGAAAGATCTGAGCTCCAATGATGCACCTGAGCTCCACATGCTAGCCCTCCTCTTGAACTGGCCTACAGACAGCAAAGGCAATGCTGCATTTAAGACAGAATCAATTGAGCATATGCGCCGTTCTTATGAAAACACATACAAGAAATACCTTCGATCAAGGCACCTCCACCCTCTGTTCTTCATTGGAAAAGGTGAAGATCTGAACAGAATTGTTCACAGAAAGGTGCTAGAAGGATTGTTCCTGAGGTCAAATGAGGACACAGAACAAGACTGGCCTAACAACTGGAATAATGAGAAGATTTTTGAAGCTCCTGAGGTCCAAGATCGCCTTCTCAAAGTTGAAGGGAGGATCCGAAACTACAGAGTCTACGCAATTATTGGTGGCAAAAAGATCAAAGTAGTTGCAAACCAGCAACACAGCCTCTGGGAATCACCTGCAGTTACATTTTACCTTGGATTTACCATCAGAGGTCCTGTAGCCTTTGGCATAAAAACAG TGAAAAGCTCAGAGCTGGATTCCTCAGAGCCTGGCAAAATCCAACCAGAACTGTCTCTCCCGACAGCTACTGATGGAG CTTCGGGTCAGCATTTCGTGGATCGTCATCAGACAGCTCTGATTAACAGAGTGAGCGACACAGAAGTCATCCTCCGTAAGCTCATGGACGCGGGATTCATCTCAAGAGAGCAATGCGATGTGGTGAGAGCTTTGGAAACCTCACCAGACCAGATGAGCAGTATTCTTCACTGTTTGACCTCAGTCAGAGGCAAAGATGCTCTCTATGAAAGCCTGAAAAGGATGAAGAGTATGAGGCCACTCATCAGGGAGCTTGAGGAATCTGAATAA